A section of the Ciceribacter thiooxidans genome encodes:
- a CDS encoding polysaccharide deacetylase → MYRSLLLSTALLLPVTEAAAVEQPLSVRRPQILVISFDGAGSNELWEKSRTMAKKVDARFTYFLSCTNLIPREAKKDYVAPGQKPGRSNVGFAPNKEDAAARLDHIWQAHLEGHEIASHACGHFDGKDWTRADWLKEFSTFDAVLKGAWQANGVGDREPKEWQDFVENGITGFRAPYLSATKALTEAERAAGFVYDASGVANGPQWPESDGGLIRFALPLIPEGPRDRQILGMDYNLFVRHSAGLDNPSKSIEYEERAYAAFKSAFDAQYDGKRIPLQFGFHFVEMNGGAYWRALERLVNDVCGRSDVACVSYTEAMHVIETGQRRAAPASN, encoded by the coding sequence ATGTACCGCTCGCTTCTTCTCTCGACCGCCCTCCTCCTGCCCGTTACCGAGGCTGCAGCCGTGGAGCAGCCGCTCTCGGTCAGGCGTCCGCAGATCCTGGTGATCTCCTTCGACGGGGCGGGCAGCAACGAGCTCTGGGAGAAAAGCCGGACGATGGCGAAGAAGGTCGACGCCCGCTTCACCTATTTCCTCTCCTGCACCAACCTCATCCCGCGCGAGGCGAAGAAGGATTATGTGGCACCCGGCCAGAAGCCCGGCCGCTCGAATGTCGGCTTCGCACCAAACAAGGAAGACGCGGCCGCCCGCCTCGATCACATCTGGCAGGCGCATCTGGAAGGACACGAGATCGCAAGCCACGCGTGCGGCCATTTCGACGGCAAGGACTGGACGCGCGCCGACTGGCTGAAAGAATTTTCGACCTTCGACGCCGTGCTCAAGGGCGCATGGCAGGCAAACGGCGTCGGCGACCGGGAGCCGAAGGAGTGGCAGGATTTCGTCGAGAACGGCATCACCGGCTTTCGCGCCCCCTATCTCTCGGCGACCAAGGCGCTCACCGAAGCCGAGCGAGCCGCGGGCTTCGTCTATGACGCGAGTGGTGTGGCCAATGGGCCGCAGTGGCCGGAAAGCGACGGCGGGCTCATTCGCTTCGCCCTGCCACTGATCCCCGAGGGGCCGCGAGACCGGCAGATCCTCGGCATGGACTACAACCTCTTCGTCCGCCATTCGGCCGGCCTCGACAATCCGTCGAAATCGATCGAATACGAGGAACGCGCCTACGCCGCCTTCAAGAGCGCCTTCGACGCGCAATATGACGGTAAGCGCATTCCCCTGCAGTTCGGCTTCCATTTCGTAGAGATGAACGGCGGCGCCTACTGGCGGGCGCTCGAACGACTGGTGAACGACGTCTGCGGCCGCTCAGACGTCGCCTGCGTGAGCTACACGGAGGCGATGCACGTCATCGAAACGGGCCAGCGCCGCGCGGCGCCGGCCTCCAATTAG
- a CDS encoding NnrU family protein produces MALLVLGIVLFLGIHLTRIVAPGFRDAMIAKLGEQRWKGLYALASLAALVVLVYGYANAPIIDLYYPPVWTAHLTLTLMLLAMIVLVASLIPAGHIAAKTKHPMVLSVKIWAFAHLLANGDLRSVLLFSSFLAWGVVVRISLKRRERAGELKPRPFVSARYDLLAIVIGAIVWGLFIARLHALLIGVPPIVM; encoded by the coding sequence ATGGCTTTGTTGGTCCTTGGGATCGTGTTGTTTCTCGGTATACATCTGACGCGGATCGTGGCGCCCGGCTTCCGCGACGCGATGATCGCAAAGCTTGGCGAGCAGCGCTGGAAAGGGCTCTACGCGCTGGCGAGCCTCGCGGCGCTCGTGGTGCTCGTCTATGGTTACGCGAACGCGCCGATCATCGACCTCTACTATCCGCCCGTCTGGACGGCGCATCTGACGCTGACCCTGATGCTGCTCGCGATGATCGTGCTCGTGGCAAGCCTGATTCCTGCGGGACACATCGCGGCCAAGACCAAGCACCCCATGGTGCTCTCGGTGAAGATCTGGGCGTTCGCCCACCTTTTGGCGAATGGCGACCTGCGTTCCGTCCTGCTCTTCAGCTCCTTCCTTGCATGGGGCGTCGTTGTCCGGATTTCATTGAAGCGGCGGGAAAGGGCGGGCGAGCTGAAGCCGCGGCCCTTCGTCTCCGCGCGCTACGACTTGCTGGCGATCGTGATCGGCGCGATCGTCTGGGGCCTCTTCATCGCCAGACTGCATGCCTTGCTGATCGGCGTTCCGCCGATCGTCATGTAG
- a CDS encoding tetratricopeptide repeat protein, protein MVDNNDSFIREVNEELRSDQVKQVWRRFGTYIIGAAVLIVVGTAGYRGYEYWQDRRSSAAGDQFLAALTLASEGKRDEALAALTALEKDGHGSYSVLARMRAATVQAEKGETQAAIDAFTAIGKDTSVPQVIRDVARLRAAWLLVDTGTYEQVSAEVEVLAAPREALRHSAREALGLAAYKAGDMVKAREWFEQITEDNETPGNVSSRAQMMLDNIIASGKAP, encoded by the coding sequence ATGGTTGATAACAACGACAGCTTCATCCGCGAAGTGAACGAAGAGCTTCGCTCGGATCAGGTCAAGCAGGTCTGGCGCCGCTTCGGGACATACATCATCGGCGCGGCCGTCCTGATCGTGGTCGGCACGGCCGGGTACCGCGGCTACGAATACTGGCAGGACCGTCGGTCTTCCGCTGCCGGCGACCAGTTCCTCGCCGCCCTGACGCTCGCCAGCGAGGGCAAGCGTGACGAGGCGCTCGCCGCCCTCACTGCTCTCGAGAAGGACGGCCACGGCTCCTACAGCGTGCTTGCGCGCATGCGTGCGGCGACCGTGCAGGCCGAGAAGGGCGAGACACAGGCGGCAATCGACGCCTTCACCGCGATCGGCAAGGATACCTCCGTTCCGCAGGTGATCCGTGACGTCGCGCGTCTTCGCGCTGCCTGGCTGTTGGTCGATACCGGCACCTACGAGCAGGTTTCCGCAGAAGTCGAGGTGCTCGCAGCACCCCGCGAGGCGTTGCGCCACTCGGCTCGCGAAGCGCTGGGACTTGCCGCGTACAAGGCAGGCGACATGGTGAAGGCCCGCGAGTGGTTCGAGCAGATCACCGAAGACAACGAAACGCCGGGGAATGTCTCCAGCCGGGCGCAGATGATGCTCGACAACATCAT